The region AACTAAAAAGTATCAATAAACCTATAATTGCATAACCAGCAGCAATCCCCTCTAATGTTATTGCAACTATTGCAATACCTATCATACATAATGCTTGTCCAAAGCTTCCTAAAACCCAAATATTTTTTCTTATAGGCATTTTTCTTATATATGCGGCAATTACCAACTGGGGTAATAAAGAACCTGATTCTCTTATTGGAACTAAAAATGAGATTAAAAAAATTGGGACATTTAAACTTTCCATTATCCAAGGTAAAACAATTTTAGCATTAGCAACAGAATCTGCTAATTTATTAAAAAAGTAACTAATGATTGTAATAAAAAAATTACCAGGAACTACTTTGCAAGCACTTTCATCAATTGCTTTACAAACTCTAGCATCTTCTTCATTTACTAATTTTTCATATAATGAATCAATTTTTATTTTTTTTGACATATCTTTCCATTTATAATTTTATAAATGAAAATTATATTAAAATATTGCTATTAAAACAATTGAAAGTAATATTTGAAACTTAAAAATATATCCGGCTAAAACCAAAGCATCCCAACCACTTTCTTTAATTGCTTTAAAACTTATTTTTAATCCTATGGCACTCATAGCTAAAAGTAAAGATATTTTTGAGACTAAAGATATATAATCTATTATATTTTGTGGCAAAACCTGTATTGATGCAATAATTGAAAAGAAAATAAATCCTAATATAAATAGAGGTATTTGAAATCTTTTTGTATTTTTGGCACTTTTTGTATTTTTTTTTGAAATAAAAAATATTAACCAAATAATAACCGGTGTTAAAAGTAAAATTCTTCCCATCTTAACAATAGTTGCACTTTGTCCTACTGTTTCATTTACTCCAAATCCTGCAGCAACTGCATGACCTACGGATTGTAAAGTGTTACCTAACAAAATACCTATTTCAATATCATTAAATCCTAATAACAATCCAATAAAAGGCAAAATAAAAAGTCCTGCTGTACCTAATAAATTTACAATAGCTATTGCTAAAGCAGATTTTTCTTTATTAAGTTTTACTATATCTTTTGTTGCAGCTATTGCAGCACTTCCACAAACTGCATTTCCTATACCTAAAATTAATCCTAACTTTTTATCAAAATCTTGTTTTTTTGATACATACAAAGCAAAAAATATTGTAGCAATTAAAGAGATTACAATTATAAGAATCGTATTTGCACCTAATGCATTTAATACATTAAAATCTAAATTTATTCCCATTAAAGCAATAGAAAATGAAAGAAGTGACTTTTCAGCAAAAGTTATGCCTGATGCAAATTTTGAAGGTATAGTAATGCTATTTCCTAAAATAGCTCCTAAAATGATGGCAATGGCAACTGAACCTATAGGTATATAACTTGAAATAACGTTGCAATTCCTGCAACAATCATACATAACAATAATCCATAAATTTTATTCATGGGCGAATTATATAAAAAAAATTTATAATTAAAGCTTTTATAAATATAAAAAAATCTTTTAGCTCCAGATTTGTAGAGGGGGAGTATTTGCAACAGCTTTTAAAATATTAGCTCTTGAAACTATTCCTTCAAGATTATCATCCTGATCAACAATAGGGATAGCTGTTAAACTAAAATCAACCATAACTTTTGCTACTCTTCTTATATCAGTTATAGGATCAGCTGTAATTACTTCTCCTAAATCAAAACTAGAAAGAGGTCTTCTTAAAGTAGTATTTACATATTCTAAATCATTTAGTATTGAATTCAAAATATCTTTTTGATTTATCATTGCTATTATCTTATTGTTTTCATTTGTATCTAATATGGGAATTTGTCGTATATCTTTTTCTTCCATAAGGTTATAAGCTTCTTGAAGAGTATTATCTTGATTTAGTACAATAACATCTTTTGTCATCAAATCTTTTACATGAAATATTTGCTCAGAGGTATCAATATTTGCAATATCTCTATAGATTTGAGTAGCTTCATTTACTTTATCATTTTCATAAAGTCTTTTTTTAGGTCTAGTTGAATGATCTTTTGGTAGACCTTCATTTACATTATTTCTAACTTTTGCAATTGAATCAACATTTGACAAACTATAAAGATTATCTACTGTACTTCTAAAACTAAGTCCATTGTTATTATATATTGCAAACATAGCTACTCTTTTTTATTATTGTTTCAACTTGCTATATCTAAAGTGTTTGGCAAGTTATGTCTAATATTTCTTTTCTTAACATAATTATTTAATCCAATATGATTATTATAACCTAAAAGTTTAGCAATTTTTCTAACTGATAATCCTACTGCTAATAATTCTTCAATTTTATCTCTTTGTTTATCAAATTTAGATTTTTGTATCGTTCCTTTTGGTTTACCTAAACTTTCACCTTTTAATTTTTTTGCAGTAAGTGCTTCTTTAGTTCTTAAGCTCATTAAATCTTTTTCTAAATTAACTGTCATAGATATTACACCTAAAATCATTTGGGTTAACATATCTTTATCATCTACTAAATCAAGATTTTGTTTTACAACAATAATTCTAATTTTATTAGAAAGTAAAAATCTAACAATCTCTAAAATAGTTTCAATTGTTCTTCCAAAAACATTTAAATCATAAACTAAAAGTGTAGATGAAGATTCACAACTTTTTAGAAAATTCAACATATTTTTTTCATCATCAGGAGTATCTATCTCAATTTCAATCTCTTTATAAACTGAAATATTGTTAACGCTTTTATAATCAGACAACCCCTTCTTTTGTGTTTTAGTATACGACTCATTGTTATTGTTAACTCTTACAAAACTGAATATTTTAGACATCTTTATTCCTTTTACAAAATTATAAATTTATATATAAATATCATACAATATGTAAACTTATATATAGTTTTTTATTATACAAAATGATATACAGTTTCATCTTATACTTTTCTTAAGAATTGGTTAAATTTTAAAAAGTTTTATAATTTTTTTATTAATTTTTTTTGGTTTTTGAAAATAAAGGGATTTTTGGCTAATATCTAAACCTTAATATAAAAACTAATGAAGGTTTTAAAAGTGAAATTAGTTGTAGCTATAACCGGTTCTAGCGGTTCAAAACTTGGAATTAAATTTATACAGAACTTACCAGAAAGTATTGAAGTGTTTGCTGTATTTTCAAAAAGTGCAAAAAAAGCTTTAAAACTTGAAGAAGGTATTGATATTACAAAACTTTTTAAAGAGAACGAAAAAATTCACATATTTAAAGAAAATCAGATTGAAGCTCCTATTTCTTCAGGTTCATTTAAAACTGAAAAGATGATAATATTACCTTGTTCTATGAATACTTTGGCAAAATGTTCCGTAGGGATTTCAGATAATCTAATCACAAGAGCTTTTACAGTAATGTTAAAAGAAAAAAGAGAAATAGTACTTGCACCTAGAGAAATGCCTTTTTCAACTATTGCACTTGAAAATATGCACAAACTTTCTCAATTAGGAGTAACAATTGCACCTCCTGTTTTAGCATACTATTCAAAACAAAACTCATTAGAATTAATGGAAGACTTTATGATTGGTAAATGGTACGATTTACTTAAAATTGAGCATAACTTATATGAAAGATGGAAATAAATATGCAGGTTAATAATAATACAACAACGTATAGAAAAGCGATATATAGTGGTACTTTTGATCCTATAACCAACGGTCATATGGATATTATTAAAAGAGCTACATATATTTTTGATGAAGTGATTATAGCAGTTGCAAAAAGTGAGATGAAAAGCCCTATGTTTTCCCATGAAAAAAGGGTAGCTTTTGCTCAAGCTGCAACAAAAGATATGCAAAAAGTTAAGGTTATTGGATTTGATACTTTATTAGTTGATTTAGCAAGTGAACTTAAAATAAATACTATTATTAGAGGGCTTAGAGCTGTTTCAGATTTTGAGTATGAATTACAAATGGGATATGCGAATTCATCAATAAATAAAAAACTTGAAACACTTTATCTTATGCCAACACTAGAAAATGCCTTTGTTTCATCTACAATTGTGCGTGAGATAATTCGGTTTAATGGTAAATTTGAGCACTTAGTTCCACAAAAGGTATTAGAATGTATGCAGTAATTGAGGGGATAGATACAGCCGGAAAATCAACTCAACTTGATATCCTAAAAGTAAACCATCCAGAGGCTATTTTCACCAAAGAACCTGGTGGTACAGAAATAGGTCTTAAATTAAGAGCTATGGCTTTAAATGGAGAAGCAAAAAGTAAAGTTGCAGAGATGTTTCTTTTTCTAGCAGATAGAGCAGAACACATCGAAGAGGTTATAAAACCGAATGAATATAAGATGGTAATTAGTGATAGAAGTATTATAAGTGGTATAGCTTATGCATCTAATATGCCAATAGAGATAGTAACAACACTAAATCTTATAGCAACATCAAATACTTTACCATCCCATGTTATCCTATTAGAGTTGTCAAAAGAAGAGTTAACAAAGCGATTAGAAGGTAAAACAAATGATTCTATCGAGTCAAGAGGAATTGATTATCTATTGGACATACAAGATAGAATGAAAAGAACAATTAAACAATTAAATTTAAATTATATTTTTATAGATGCTAGTTTAAGCATTGAAGAGATTTCAAAAAAGATTGAGGATTTTATTAATGGCTAATATTCAAAGCTTAAGAGGAATGAATGATATATTAGGTGATGATAGTGAGTTATTTACATATTTTGTAGAAAATGCATCAAGAATTGCAAAAAACTATGGATTTACATATATAGAAACACCTATTTTAGAAGAAACTGCACTTTTTAAAAGATCAGTTGGAGAGAGTTCAGATATTGTAAATAAAGAGATGTATCAATTTATTGACAAAGGTGAGAATGACGTATGTCTGAGACCTGAAGGAACAGCAGGAGTAGTAAGAAGCTTTGTTCAAAACAAGTTTGACAGAGCTGGTGGAACTTATAGATGGTACTATTATGGTCCAATGTTTAGATATGAAAGACCTCAAAAAGGAAGATTAAGAGAATTTCACCAATTTGGTTGTGAAGTATTTGGAGTAAGTTCAGTTTATGAAGATGCAAATATCATTATGATGATAAAAGATATTCTTGATTTTTTCCAAATAGGATTTAAATTACAACTAAACTCATTAGGGTGTCCAACATGTATGCCAGTGTATAGAGATAAGCTAGTTAAGTATTTAACAAATATAAAAGAAGAGTTATGTGAAGACTGTAATAGACGTATTGAAACAAATCCAATAAGAGTTCTTGATTGTAAAATTGAAAACTGTCAAAAACTATTATACAATGCTCCAAAAATCACTAATAATTTATGTGAAAAATGTGATACTGATTTTGAAAAGTTAAAAGAGATTTTAGATTTCAATAACATTGAATATGAGATTGATACTAATTTAGTTAGAGGTTTAGATTACTATTCTCAAACTGCTTTTGAATTTACTTCAAGTGAAATTGGAGCACAAAGTGCAATAGCAGGTGGAGGAAGATATGATAGACTTGTTGAGTTTTTAGGAGGAAGAGCAACTCCTGGAATAGGTTTTGCAATAGGTATAGAAAGACTTCTAGAACTAGTAAAAATAAAAGAAGAAAAGAAAGATGTAATATATTTAGGTGCATTAAATGAAGAGGCTTTAAACACCTTGACCCAAATTGCAACCAAAAAAAGAGATAATACAAAAACTTTTATGGAATATACACCTAGAGGTTTTGGAAAACACTTTAAACTTGCAGAAAAGTGTAGAGCAACAATTGTTGCATTAGTTGGTGAAAATGAATTAAATGATGGAACTATTTATACAAAAAATATTAAAACGCAAGAAGAAAAAACAATCAAATTAGAGGATTTTTAGATTGGAAAATTATGGTATTGATATCTGGGCTGACGACAATTTTATTATAGAAGATGGAGTAGTAAAATTAAACTATGCCTCTAAACCTTCTTTAATAAATATGGTAAAAGATATTAGAGAAAAAGATTATAAAGGACCCCTACTTTTTAGGTTTCCACACTTAATAGAGAAGCAAATAAACAAACTTTATACTCTATATTCAAATGCTATTAAAGAGTATAATTACAAGGGTAAATTTAATGCTGTTTTCCCTTTAAAAGTTAACCAACTTCCAAATTTTATATTACCTCTTGTAAAAGCAGGAGAAAAATACAATTATGGTTTAGAAGCAGGAAGTAAAGCTGAGCTTTTCTTAGCAATGACTTATAATAAGTTTGGTGCACCAATTACAGTAAATGGATTTAAAGATAAAGAGATGATTCATTTAGGTTTTATTGCAAAACAAATGGGGCATGATATAACTATTATTATAGAGGGTTTAAATGAACTAGAAACTATACTTGAAGTGGAAAAAGAAACCTCTTTACCAACACCAAATGTTGGTATTAGAGTTAGACTTTTCAATTCAGGTGGTGGAGCTTGGGCTAAATCTGGTGGTATTGATGCAAAATTTGGATTAAGTTCTACAGAAATTCTTGAGGCATTTGAGATGCTTGAAGAGAACAACTTAGCTAATATTCTTACAATGATACATTTTCATATTGGTTCATCAATGGAAACAATTAAACCTTTAAAAAATGCTTTAAAAGAATCTGGTCATATCTATGCTGAACTTAAAAATCTTGGTGCTGTTAATTTATCTGCAATAAATATTGGTGGAGGATTAGCAGTAGAATATTCTCAATTTCATAGAACGGCACAATACCATTTACAAGAGTTTGCAAATGATGTAATTTTCACATTAAAAAATATTGCAAAACAAAAAGGTGTAGAGGAACCTGATATTTTTACAGAATCAGGAAGATTTATAAGTGCTAGTTCCACTGTACTTATTACTCCTGTATTAGAACTATTTACAGCTGAGTATGATGCAGAACATTTAAGACTTAAAGAAAAAAATCCACCTTTAATTGAAGAGTTAAGAGATTTATATAATGATATGAATTCAAAAACTGCATTAGAATATATGCATGATAGTATTGACCATTTAGAATCATTATTAAAATTATTTGATTTAGGTTATATAGATTTAGAAGACAGAAGTAATGCAGAGATATTAACTAATCTAATAATTAAAAAAGCAATTTGGTTCTTAGAAGTTGATGATTATAAAGAGTTAAAAAGAATAGATAATAAAATACAAGAAAAATATCTTGTAAACTTTTCAATTTTTCAATCATTACCTGATTTTTGGGGTATTAAACAAGAGTTTCCTATGATGCCAATTACACATTTAAATAAAAAACCAACAAGAAGTGCTTCCCTTTGGGATATTACTTGTGATAGTGATGGAGAGATTGGATTTAATCCAGAAAAACCACTTTATTTACATGATGTAAATTTAAAATTAGAAGAATACTACTTAGGTTTTTTCCATGTTGGAGCATATCAAGATATATTAGGTATGAGACATAATCTTTTTTCACATCCAACTGAAATCAATGTAGTTTTTGAAAATGGCAAACTAAAACTTGAAAAAATATTAGAATCTCAGAAAATTATTGATATTTTAGAAGATATTGATCATGATACTAAAAATATAAAAGAGGTATTAAAAACAAATTTAGATGACAAAACATATAAAATACTAAAAAAATATTTACACGATAATAGTTATCTAAAGACAACATGGAGTTAAATATGAATGATGAGAAAGATTTACATGAAAAGATTAAAGAAAAAATTTTAGAGGAACAAAAAGAGTTAGGTCTTTGGAAACAGATTAAAGAAGATTTTACAGTACCTAAATTAAATGACCCAGCTTTAGACTCAAGCTTTGAGCTTTTTTTTAACTATCCAGGAGTATGGGCAATTATTAACCACAGAATTGCAAATAAACTTTATAATAAAGGTTGGATAAAACTAGCAAGAGCTTTAGTTGGGATTAGTTCATTATTTACAAAAACAGATATACATCCAGCAGCAACTATAGGTAGAAGAGTTTTCATTGACCATGCAATTGGAGTAGTAATTGGAGCAACTGCAATTATTGAAGATGATGTCTTAATCTATCAAGGTGTAACTCTTGGTGGGGTTAGCTTAGATAAAGGGAAAAGACACCCAACAATCAGAGCAAATTCAGTAATAGGAAGTGGTGCAAAAGTTTTAGGAAATATTACTATTGGTAAAAATGGTAAAATTGGAGCAAATTCTGTAGTTATTTGTGATGTACCTAAAAACTCAACAGCAGTTGGTGTTCCAGCAAAAGTGATTAAAAGAGATGATAAAAATGGAAGACTAAACCATAGTGATCTTCCAGATATTAATAAAGAGATGTTTGAATACTTATTAAAAAGAGTTGCTCTGCTTGAACATGCTGTAAAAGATCATGATGGAATTGATTTAGCTAATGAAGATCATGATTTAGAATGTATTTATAAAAAATTTATTAGTGCAATGAACTCTATAGAAAAATAATGACTTTAGAACTGATACTATTTGGATTAACAGCTGGCTTTGTTTCCGGTTTCTTTGGATTAGGAGGAGGTACAGTTTTAACTCCTATTTTAGTTATTGCAGGATTTGCTATGAAAGAAGCAATTGCAATTTCAATTATGCAAATGGTATTTAGTTCTATATACGGTTCTTTTTTAAACTCTAAAAAAGCAAAACATATTTTTAAAGATGGAATAATACTAGGTATTGGTGGCTCTTTAGGTGGACTTTTAAATAGTTTTATCCATTCATTAGTTTCTGACATTTTTTTACAATATGTTTTTATTATAATAATTATCTTCTCTATCATTAAAATATTTATATCTCCGGCTGAACATGATCAAGAAGTAAAACATCATAGTAAATTGGTTTTAATTTTAGTTGGATTTGTTGTTGGTGTGATTGCAATGAGTATTGGCGTGGGAGGAGCAATTATGCTTATACCTATACTAGTAAGTTTTATGAAGTATCCTTTAAAATCAGCAACAAGTTTAAGTTTATTTTTTGTTATATTTTCTTCAGTTGCAGGTTTTACTTCTTTAACTATAACTGGACAAATGCCCTTTCACGAAGGTTTGATTATTGGTTTAGCTTCACTTGTTGGTGTGTTTTTTGGAATAAAAACTAAAAATGCCATAGGAGCTAAAAACTATAAAAAATCTATACTTATAATGAACCTTATAATTCTATGCACAATGGTTTATAAAACTATATTATAAAGAACTATTTAAAATATTTTTAAATAAAAAATTTAAGACCCCACCCTCTTTATAGTAATTTACCTCTTCATCATTATCTAATCTACATTTTAATTCAATTGAGATATTTATACTTTCTTTTTTTATAATAGCATCTATAATTGATTTTTCTTTTATTTTTTCATTAATAATTGTAATTTTCTCATTGCCTTTTAATTTTATCGATTCAATATCATCATCAACAAATTCAAGAGGTAAAATACCAAAATTAATCAAATTTTTTCTATATTTTTCATCAAATGATTTTGCAATAATTATATCTACACCAATAATTTTTAATGCTCGTATTGCCCAATATTTTGTTTTTCCTTTACCAAAATCTTTACCAGCAATAATGATTTGTGGGATATTTTTACTCTTAGATTTTAATGCTTTTTCAAAAATTGGTACTATCTCATTATTTTCATAATCAATAGTATAACCACCCTCTTTTGATATCATCATATTTTTAACTTCGCTTGTATCAAAAAGATTTCTTATCATCACTTCAAAATTTCCATATCTACTTTCAAAGTCATTATATTCAAAAGATTTTATACCTTTTTCTTCTAAATATCTTGCCGTAGGTGAATATAAAGATATATTTTTTGAAGGTAAAATTTGTTCAGTTGAGATATTATCTGCAAATAAAGCTAAAATCTCTGCATTTTCTATTCTTAAATCACTTATAAAATTTTCTTGTGTGATTATTTGAGAAGCTTGGATATATGTAGAATCCTGATTCCAGTTATAAGTATTACTTAACTCAATATTTAAGTTTTGCCAAAACTCATTACCTTTATAGATATCTTTATAAATCTCTTTATATAAAGTATAATCAACTTTTCCAAGATATGAAACTACTTCCTCATTAGTAGGCCATATATCATTAAGATAAACAGCTTTATTGTCAATAATCTCTATAACATCATTTTCAAAATCAAATTTTACATTTCCTACTAAAGAAAAAAAGACTACTAATGAAGATGATACTATATAGTTTGATTTTATTAAATTCATACTATTTTCTAAATAATCGACATTTTGTGAACTAATTGAACATAGATTTAAATTATTTGTTAATATATCTTTTTTAATATCTTCATCTATTTCACTTGAATTAAAATGATATTCATCATATTTTATTTCAAAACCTAAATCTTCAATATATCTAATCAAATTTAAGCTTTCTAAATGCTCCTTTTTTATATTTGTGTCAATTACAAATTTAGCATTTATATTTTTATTAACTTTTATTCCTAAAGTAACAGCTTTTTTAGCGAGTAATAAAGAGTGAATTAGATGATGAAGACTAAGCTTAGATGTAAATAGAAGTGATAATACAATATCTCCATCTTTTAAAAAATTACCTTTTTTCATTAATGGAAATTTCTTTAAGTTAATCAAACTTTCATTTAAATTTTTTTTATCTTTTATATCAGGATAAACTGTTGATAAATCAAAATCAATTATTTTGTCATAATCTAAAATTTCGTTAGTATAAAAAAGTCCTTGATTTTCTAAATATGTTTTAATTAGTTTGCCATAATCCTCATTACCTCTAGTTTTTTTGAAATATCTAATTGTTTTATTATCTATTGCAAAATAAG is a window of Halarcobacter sp. DNA encoding:
- a CDS encoding putative sulfate exporter family transporter — encoded protein: MYDCCRNCNVISSYIPIGSVAIAIILGAILGNSITIPSKFASGITFAEKSLLSFSIALMGINLDFNVLNALGANTILIIVISLIATIFFALYVSKKQDFDKKLGLILGIGNAVCGSAAIAATKDIVKLNKEKSALAIAIVNLLGTAGLFILPFIGLLLGFNDIEIGILLGNTLQSVGHAVAAGFGVNETVGQSATIVKMGRILLLTPVIIWLIFFISKKNTKSAKNTKRFQIPLFILGFIFFSIIASIQVLPQNIIDYISLVSKISLLLAMSAIGLKISFKAIKESGWDALVLAGYIFKFQILLSIVLIAIF
- the cysE gene encoding serine O-acetyltransferase, with the protein product MNDEKDLHEKIKEKILEEQKELGLWKQIKEDFTVPKLNDPALDSSFELFFNYPGVWAIINHRIANKLYNKGWIKLARALVGISSLFTKTDIHPAATIGRRVFIDHAIGVVIGATAIIEDDVLIYQGVTLGGVSLDKGKRHPTIRANSVIGSGAKVLGNITIGKNGKIGANSVVICDVPKNSTAVGVPAKVIKRDDKNGRLNHSDLPDINKEMFEYLLKRVALLEHAVKDHDGIDLANEDHDLECIYKKFISAMNSIEK
- the coaD gene encoding pantetheine-phosphate adenylyltransferase; its protein translation is MQVNNNTTTYRKAIYSGTFDPITNGHMDIIKRATYIFDEVIIAVAKSEMKSPMFSHEKRVAFAQAATKDMQKVKVIGFDTLLVDLASELKINTIIRGLRAVSDFEYELQMGYANSSINKKLETLYLMPTLENAFVSSTIVREIIRFNGKFEHLVPQKVLECMQ
- a CDS encoding recombinase family protein, producing MSKIFSFVRVNNNNESYTKTQKKGLSDYKSVNNISVYKEIEIEIDTPDDEKNMLNFLKSCESSSTLLVYDLNVFGRTIETILEIVRFLLSNKIRIIVVKQNLDLVDDKDMLTQMILGVISMTVNLEKDLMSLRTKEALTAKKLKGESLGKPKGTIQKSKFDKQRDKIEELLAVGLSVRKIAKLLGYNNHIGLNNYVKKRNIRHNLPNTLDIAS
- a CDS encoding aconitase family protein: MDIVNSFEIENEVFYYYDLKKLTNENKRLEKLPIVLKILLESNLRKATNKEQFEQIINSFENRRNDKISFYPSRLVLEEFSELPIFIDLAVLREKVDILGGDLKKVNPQILIDLIIDNRFLEENVKSSKESEYNLVEEKYHFIKWASHNFTNLRIIPPGSGICNQVNLEFLSTILHVERKDNKFFLYPETILGTDTHATMINSLGVLGFRIDSIESQLAILGLPVKIDFPKVLGINIFGKLNNAVTSSDLVTFLIEKLKNSNINGELVEFFGEGLEYLTLEDRSFISIAAPKYNASCSYFAIDNKTIRYFKKTRGNEDYGKLIKTYLENQGLFYTNEILDYDKIIDFDLSTVYPDIKDKKNLNESLINLKKFPLMKKGNFLKDGDIVLSLLFTSKLSLHHLIHSLLLAKKAVTLGIKVNKNINAKFVIDTNIKKEHLESLNLIRYIEDLGFEIKYDEYHFNSSEIDEDIKKDILTNNLNLCSISSQNVDYLENSMNLIKSNYIVSSSLVVFFSLVGNVKFDFENDVIEIIDNKAVYLNDIWPTNEEVVSYLGKVDYTLYKEIYKDIYKGNEFWQNLNIELSNTYNWNQDSTYIQASQIITQENFISDLRIENAEILALFADNISTEQILPSKNISLYSPTARYLEEKGIKSFEYNDFESRYGNFEVMIRNLFDTSEVKNMMISKEGGYTIDYENNEIVPIFEKALKSKSKNIPQIIIAGKDFGKGKTKYWAIRALKIIGVDIIIAKSFDEKYRKNLINFGILPLEFVDDDIESIKLKGNEKITIINEKIKEKSIIDAIIKKESINISIELKCRLDNDEEVNYYKEGGVLNFLFKNILNSSL
- the tmk gene encoding dTMP kinase, which encodes MYAVIEGIDTAGKSTQLDILKVNHPEAIFTKEPGGTEIGLKLRAMALNGEAKSKVAEMFLFLADRAEHIEEVIKPNEYKMVISDRSIISGIAYASNMPIEIVTTLNLIATSNTLPSHVILLELSKEELTKRLEGKTNDSIESRGIDYLLDIQDRMKRTIKQLNLNYIFIDASLSIEEISKKIEDFING
- a CDS encoding CBS domain-containing protein produces the protein MFAIYNNNGLSFRSTVDNLYSLSNVDSIAKVRNNVNEGLPKDHSTRPKKRLYENDKVNEATQIYRDIANIDTSEQIFHVKDLMTKDVIVLNQDNTLQEAYNLMEEKDIRQIPILDTNENNKIIAMINQKDILNSILNDLEYVNTTLRRPLSSFDLGEVITADPITDIRRVAKVMVDFSLTAIPIVDQDDNLEGIVSRANILKAVANTPPLQIWS
- the speA gene encoding biosynthetic arginine decarboxylase — encoded protein: MENYGIDIWADDNFIIEDGVVKLNYASKPSLINMVKDIREKDYKGPLLFRFPHLIEKQINKLYTLYSNAIKEYNYKGKFNAVFPLKVNQLPNFILPLVKAGEKYNYGLEAGSKAELFLAMTYNKFGAPITVNGFKDKEMIHLGFIAKQMGHDITIIIEGLNELETILEVEKETSLPTPNVGIRVRLFNSGGGAWAKSGGIDAKFGLSSTEILEAFEMLEENNLANILTMIHFHIGSSMETIKPLKNALKESGHIYAELKNLGAVNLSAINIGGGLAVEYSQFHRTAQYHLQEFANDVIFTLKNIAKQKGVEEPDIFTESGRFISASSTVLITPVLELFTAEYDAEHLRLKEKNPPLIEELRDLYNDMNSKTALEYMHDSIDHLESLLKLFDLGYIDLEDRSNAEILTNLIIKKAIWFLEVDDYKELKRIDNKIQEKYLVNFSIFQSLPDFWGIKQEFPMMPITHLNKKPTRSASLWDITCDSDGEIGFNPEKPLYLHDVNLKLEEYYLGFFHVGAYQDILGMRHNLFSHPTEINVVFENGKLKLEKILESQKIIDILEDIDHDTKNIKEVLKTNLDDKTYKILKKYLHDNSYLKTTWS
- a CDS encoding sulfite exporter TauE/SafE family protein, which translates into the protein MTLELILFGLTAGFVSGFFGLGGGTVLTPILVIAGFAMKEAIAISIMQMVFSSIYGSFLNSKKAKHIFKDGIILGIGGSLGGLLNSFIHSLVSDIFLQYVFIIIIIFSIIKIFISPAEHDQEVKHHSKLVLILVGFVVGVIAMSIGVGGAIMLIPILVSFMKYPLKSATSLSLFFVIFSSVAGFTSLTITGQMPFHEGLIIGLASLVGVFFGIKTKNAIGAKNYKKSILIMNLIILCTMVYKTIL
- the hisS gene encoding histidine--tRNA ligase — encoded protein: MANIQSLRGMNDILGDDSELFTYFVENASRIAKNYGFTYIETPILEETALFKRSVGESSDIVNKEMYQFIDKGENDVCLRPEGTAGVVRSFVQNKFDRAGGTYRWYYYGPMFRYERPQKGRLREFHQFGCEVFGVSSVYEDANIIMMIKDILDFFQIGFKLQLNSLGCPTCMPVYRDKLVKYLTNIKEELCEDCNRRIETNPIRVLDCKIENCQKLLYNAPKITNNLCEKCDTDFEKLKEILDFNNIEYEIDTNLVRGLDYYSQTAFEFTSSEIGAQSAIAGGGRYDRLVEFLGGRATPGIGFAIGIERLLELVKIKEEKKDVIYLGALNEEALNTLTQIATKKRDNTKTFMEYTPRGFGKHFKLAEKCRATIVALVGENELNDGTIYTKNIKTQEEKTIKLEDF
- a CDS encoding UbiX family flavin prenyltransferase; its protein translation is MKLVVAITGSSGSKLGIKFIQNLPESIEVFAVFSKSAKKALKLEEGIDITKLFKENEKIHIFKENQIEAPISSGSFKTEKMIILPCSMNTLAKCSVGISDNLITRAFTVMLKEKREIVLAPREMPFSTIALENMHKLSQLGVTIAPPVLAYYSKQNSLELMEDFMIGKWYDLLKIEHNLYERWK